From one Coleofasciculus sp. FACHB-1120 genomic stretch:
- the purU gene encoding formyltetrahydrofolate deformylase, whose product MNSPTATLLVSCPDQRGLVAKIANFIYANGGNIIHADQHTDFAAGLFLTRIEWQLEDFNLPREYIAPAFNAIAQPLQANWQLHFSDTVPRIAIWVSKQDHCLFDLIWRHRAKEFSAEIPLIISNHPDLKDVAAQFGIDYHHIPITKETKSQQEAKQLELLRQYNIDLVVLAKYMQIVSIDFISQFPQIINIHHSFLPAFVGANPYHKAYERGVKIIGATAHYVTADLDAGPIIEQDVVRVSHRDEVDDLIRKGKDLERVVLARAVRSHLRNRVLVYGNRTVVFE is encoded by the coding sequence ATGAACAGCCCCACCGCAACGCTGCTAGTTTCCTGTCCCGATCAACGGGGACTGGTGGCAAAAATAGCCAATTTCATCTACGCTAACGGCGGTAATATTATTCATGCCGATCAGCACACTGATTTTGCTGCTGGTTTATTTCTTACTCGAATTGAATGGCAATTAGAAGATTTTAATTTGCCGCGAGAGTATATTGCTCCAGCGTTTAACGCGATCGCGCAACCTCTACAAGCCAACTGGCAGCTACACTTTTCCGACACTGTACCCCGTATTGCCATCTGGGTAAGCAAACAAGATCATTGTCTCTTTGACCTCATTTGGCGTCACAGAGCAAAAGAATTCTCTGCCGAAATTCCATTAATTATCAGCAACCATCCCGATTTAAAAGATGTAGCCGCTCAATTTGGCATCGACTATCATCACATTCCGATTACCAAAGAAACTAAATCACAGCAGGAAGCCAAACAATTAGAACTACTGCGGCAATACAACATTGATTTAGTTGTGCTAGCGAAATATATGCAAATCGTTAGCATTGATTTTATCAGTCAATTTCCGCAAATTATCAATATTCATCATTCATTTTTACCTGCCTTTGTAGGAGCGAATCCCTACCACAAAGCCTACGAACGTGGTGTCAAAATCATCGGTGCGACGGCTCACTATGTTACTGCCGACTTGGATGCAGGGCCAATTATTGAGCAGGATGTGGTGCGAGTCAGCCATCGAGATGAGGTTGACGATTTGATTCGCAAAGGCAAAGATTTAGAGCGAGTGGTATTAGCGAGAGCAGTGCGATCGCACTTGCGAAATCGCGTGTTGGTATACGGAAATCGCACAGTAGTCTTTGAGTAA
- a CDS encoding DUF4340 domain-containing protein encodes MVQTLVISDFGFNLKSTRVLIMKLKRTTWILILLALSLGGFVYFYEIKGAPQREAAQAKQKEIFSFEKDQIQALTVKSQEQTLKFERVTQEAVDKTSISQWQMKAPSNAPASDPSVSYLLNLLVDGKSDRTLSIFPNQLQEYGLDKPQATVEVRLNNQQTHQIILGKPNFNSSFLYAQVDPPAQTPQQLEVLLVPIDFEYGVKRPLSEWKAKETVQKDSPDKTSDKAIPSQSPQPSPSSSPESKKDTPGKPSDKATPSKPDNPNPSPSPKNTKNGTSQKATPTPSKSPQPSPSPSPEIKKATPAKSPQSSPSPSPATKNVTPSKPPQPSPSPSPAIKNVTPAKSPQPSPSPSPKK; translated from the coding sequence GTGGTTCAGACGTTAGTAATTTCAGATTTTGGATTTAATCTAAAATCAACTCGCGTGTTGATTATGAAGCTAAAACGAACAACTTGGATTCTGATATTGTTGGCGCTTAGTTTGGGGGGATTCGTTTATTTTTATGAAATTAAAGGTGCCCCCCAGCGAGAAGCAGCACAGGCAAAACAAAAGGAAATCTTTTCTTTTGAAAAAGACCAGATACAGGCTTTGACAGTTAAAAGTCAGGAACAAACCTTGAAATTTGAGCGAGTCACACAGGAAGCGGTGGACAAGACGAGTATTTCTCAATGGCAGATGAAAGCGCCCAGCAACGCCCCCGCCAGCGATCCATCTGTTTCATACTTGCTAAATTTACTGGTGGATGGCAAGAGCGATCGCACCCTCTCCATCTTCCCTAACCAGTTGCAAGAATATGGACTCGACAAACCCCAAGCTACGGTAGAAGTAAGGCTAAATAATCAGCAAACTCATCAGATAATTTTGGGGAAGCCTAACTTTAATAGTAGTTTCTTGTATGCTCAAGTTGACCCCCCCGCCCAGACCCCTCAGCAGCTAGAGGTGCTTTTAGTCCCGATAGACTTTGAGTATGGTGTAAAACGCCCTTTGTCAGAATGGAAAGCCAAGGAAACAGTTCAAAAAGATAGTCCGGATAAAACCTCTGACAAAGCAATACCGTCTCAGTCACCTCAGCCCAGTCCCTCTTCTTCTCCAGAAAGTAAGAAAGATACTCCCGGCAAACCATCAGACAAAGCAACACCATCTAAGCCAGATAATCCTAATCCTTCTCCGTCTCCAAAAAATACTAAAAACGGAACTTCTCAAAAAGCAACACCAACACCATCTAAGTCACCTCAGCCCAGTCCTTCTCCTTCCCCAGAAATCAAAAAAGCAACACCAGCTAAGTCACCTCAGTCCAGTCCCTCTCCTTCCCCAGCAACCAAAAATGTAACACCATCTAAGCCACCTCAGCCCAGTCCTTCTCCTTCCCCAGCAATCAAAAATGTAACACCAGCTAAGTCACCTCAGCCCAGCCCATCTCCCTCTCCAAAAAAATAG